A window of the Henckelia pumila isolate YLH828 chromosome 3, ASM3356847v2, whole genome shotgun sequence genome harbors these coding sequences:
- the LOC140888056 gene encoding uncharacterized protein, with the protein MKIACWNVRGLNKPLKQKNAQGVLKKHNFSILGLIEVKIKPNLLDRMMDTKFPGMCFLHNFHVCPNSRILIMWDSKMVQLDLLEMTDQFIHVTVSCLHTHRIFLATFVYGWNSMVARRPLWDFLLSRGDVIDLSWILMGNFNCVRHPYEKMGGVPVAPREMADLRNCIARLELSDVNHVGCFFTWFSLAVSSKLDRVMVNHIGLNPTWMFLWILLLLESSLITLAALSPYSEIIVVGLPPSNSLICGRFIKTFR; encoded by the coding sequence ATGAAGATTGCATGTTGGAATGTGAGGGGCCTCAACAAGCCCCTCAAACAGAAGAATGCTCAGGGAGTGTTGAAGAAACACAATTTCAGTATTCTTGGGTTAATTGAAGTCAAGATTAAGCCTAATCTTTTGGATCGTATGATGGACACTAAGTTCCCGGGGATGTGCTTCTTACACAACTTCCATGTGTGTCCTAATAGCCGCATTTTGATCATGTGGGACTCTAAGATGGTACAATTGGATCTTCTGGAGATGACTGATCAATTTATACATGTGACAGTCAGCTGTCTTCATACTCATAGGATTTTCCTGGCCACCTTCGTGTATGGTTGGAACTCGATGGTGGCCAGAAGACCTCTTTGGGATTTTTTGCTTAGTAGGGGAGATGTTATTGACCTTTCGTGGATTCTGATGGGTAATTTTAACTGTGTTAGGCACCCTTATGAGAAAATGGGAGGTGTGCCGGTTGCCCCTAGGGAAATGGCAGACCTTAGGAACTGTATTGCCAGACTTGAGCTCTCAGATGTTAACCATGTTGGGTGTTTCTTCACCTGGTTTAGTTTGGCCGTATCGTCTAAACTGGATAGAGTTATGGTTAACCACATTGGACTGAATCCAACTTGGATGTTTTTGTGGATTTTGTTGCTCCTGGAGTCTTCTCTGATCACTCTTGCAGCGTTATCACCATATTCAGAGATCATAGTCGTAGGGCTACCCCCTTCAAATTCTTTAATATGTGGACGATTCATCAAGACTTTTAGATGA